The Pseudanabaena galeata CCNP1313 genome includes a region encoding these proteins:
- a CDS encoding PAS domain S-box protein, with amino-acid sequence MTDLQLAPMIIDRKKVSFRSIPLQWLMLFAFAVQVFGAVGLVAYLSGQESIHKLANRLNTEISTSVTEKTKTYLQTIDQVNKNNISALRRNIWNFDDFSSQERQAWEQMQLNSLSPITIIGFGTPSGGHRAVELLTDGTFSIRAAPNGGGKYRTFTTNPDGSPAQVTETSVMFDSRQRPWYQVAVQSKQATWTPVYPHIYTGELLVALAEPIYDLNNGNLLGVTYGIRSLEAISKFLRSIDIKAGSVSIMERDETLVATSSMVQKPYQLSQNETEQKLLKASDSQNPQIHNSVKYLRDRFGSLANIRQLEQFEFDINGDRQIAQVLPIFDRNGLDWFIVVVIPESELIADIQANQVWTILLCGITLIVATGISVITNRWIAKPILRLSRASKAIANGEWQETLPENHAIAEISTLATSFNQMTKQVQQSFDRVEIALKESEEKYKVLFKTAPISISITDKNGYILEGNDIAKDWFGESQPLQQEECEERKPSPNVIRPDGSVMPVEEYACIQALRNQVPIYDVETGIVCADEVLRWFSVSAAPIASELYGVVLIHIDISDRKLSELAVNAEMLRRKALFDASLDGIVMLDQECNVIEANASFARMLGYSLEEIVNLNVKDFDAHWTIEELDQKIETNNLCLDTFVTRHLRKDGSIYDVEISTNSVDWYGQSVNFCICRDISDRKQAEIVLQQTLNELNYHIENSPLATIRWDQEFRVVYWSKQAEDIFGWSAAEVLGKTMQDWQFIHEDDLESVMLKAAKLVSGISVTCQNRNYHKDGSIIYCEWYNTALADESGNLISILSLAHNISDRQHLEKELIHSRNLREAIFNESSDALFLVDSETRLTIDCNQQAVKLFEVDCKDDLINIEGHILQKRLFTPQESAQIIQEVNQKGFWSLEVEYITRKGREFWGDLSAKQITFEDQRFHLVRVVDITNRKHTEIALAEAKTAAEEATRAKSSFLASMSHEIRTPMNGVIGMTQLLEMTEMTTEQEEFVKIIKDSGEALLTIINDILDFSKIESGMLEIEAKDFVLEEVIKGVCNLLKNQAIARQVDLQYAIATDIPQRLIGDHARLRQILLNLVGNAVKFTQNGQVMISVSGKVRPPSPSSREPAQQEMGRDREDYELSFAIADTGIGIQSDRLDRLFQPFTQADPSISRNYGGTGLGLAISKRLAELMGGTIWVESLGQIGGSPPLVWKSQPRSPQGATFYFNVTLSIYKTVNNTQAVSAQLFEIDNKMAERHPLRILVVDDNLVNQKIAKLMFARLGYHSMEIANNGLEAVQAVKNHDYDLVLMDVQMPIMDGLTATKAIRTELRSNVRIIAMTADAMPEDRQACFDAGMDDYISKPVNIQAIMNLVSSIC; translated from the coding sequence ATGACAGATCTGCAATTAGCTCCAATGATTATTGACCGCAAAAAGGTTTCTTTTCGTAGCATTCCTCTGCAATGGCTGATGTTATTTGCCTTTGCGGTACAAGTTTTTGGGGCTGTGGGACTAGTTGCTTATTTATCTGGACAAGAATCGATTCATAAGCTAGCGAATAGACTTAACACAGAAATAAGTACCAGTGTTACAGAGAAGACGAAAACTTATCTGCAAACCATTGACCAAGTTAATAAGAACAATATTAGTGCCTTACGTCGAAATATATGGAACTTTGATGACTTCTCTAGCCAAGAGCGACAGGCTTGGGAACAGATGCAACTTAATTCCTTGTCACCAATTACGATCATTGGATTTGGAACTCCTTCGGGAGGACATCGGGCGGTAGAACTGCTTACAGATGGCACATTTAGCATTCGGGCTGCTCCCAATGGTGGCGGTAAATACAGAACCTTCACCACAAATCCAGACGGCTCACCAGCGCAAGTAACCGAAACATCCGTTATGTTTGATTCGCGTCAGCGTCCTTGGTATCAAGTAGCTGTGCAATCAAAACAAGCAACTTGGACTCCTGTATATCCCCATATTTACACAGGAGAACTATTAGTCGCCCTTGCAGAACCAATCTACGATCTCAACAATGGAAATTTATTGGGTGTCACCTATGGGATTCGATCCCTTGAAGCCATTAGTAAATTTTTACGAAGCATTGATATTAAGGCTGGTTCAGTTTCTATCATGGAGCGTGATGAGACTCTGGTGGCAACTTCATCAATGGTTCAAAAACCATACCAACTTTCTCAAAATGAAACTGAACAGAAGTTACTGAAAGCAAGTGATAGCCAAAATCCTCAGATCCATAATTCAGTCAAATATTTGCGTGATCGCTTTGGGAGTTTAGCGAATATTCGTCAATTAGAGCAATTTGAATTTGATATTAACGGCGATCGCCAAATTGCTCAAGTATTACCCATATTTGATCGCAATGGTTTGGATTGGTTCATTGTAGTGGTTATACCTGAGTCGGAATTGATCGCCGATATTCAAGCGAACCAAGTTTGGACTATTCTGCTATGTGGAATCACACTAATTGTCGCGACAGGGATTAGCGTAATCACAAATCGATGGATTGCCAAGCCGATTTTACGATTGAGTCGGGCTAGCAAGGCGATCGCCAATGGCGAGTGGCAGGAAACCTTACCAGAAAATCATGCGATCGCCGAGATTAGCACCTTAGCTACGTCTTTTAATCAAATGACAAAACAGGTGCAGCAATCCTTTGATCGCGTGGAAATAGCCCTTAAAGAATCAGAGGAAAAGTACAAGGTTCTTTTTAAAACAGCACCAATCAGTATTTCCATTACCGATAAAAATGGTTATATCCTTGAGGGCAATGACATTGCGAAAGACTGGTTTGGAGAATCACAGCCATTGCAGCAAGAAGAATGTGAAGAGCGTAAGCCAAGTCCTAACGTAATCCGTCCTGATGGCTCAGTGATGCCAGTCGAAGAATATGCTTGTATTCAAGCTTTAAGAAATCAAGTTCCTATTTACGATGTAGAAACGGGAATTGTATGTGCTGATGAGGTTTTACGTTGGTTTAGCGTCAGTGCTGCGCCGATCGCTTCAGAGCTTTATGGAGTGGTGTTGATCCATATTGATATTAGCGATCGCAAGCTTTCTGAGTTAGCTGTAAATGCAGAGATGTTGCGCCGTAAAGCTCTATTTGATGCATCCCTAGATGGGATTGTGATGCTGGATCAAGAGTGTAATGTTATAGAAGCTAATGCTAGTTTTGCGAGAATGCTAGGCTATTCTTTAGAAGAAATAGTTAATCTAAATGTTAAAGATTTTGATGCTCATTGGACAATAGAAGAACTTGATCAGAAAATCGAAACTAACAATCTCTGTCTCGATACCTTTGTAACCCGTCATCTTCGCAAAGATGGATCGATCTATGATGTGGAAATTAGTACAAATTCAGTGGATTGGTATGGTCAATCTGTTAATTTTTGTATTTGTCGCGATATTAGCGATCGCAAGCAAGCTGAAATTGTCTTGCAGCAAACTCTTAATGAATTAAACTATCACATTGAAAATTCACCACTAGCAACTATCCGATGGGATCAAGAATTTCGAGTCGTCTATTGGTCAAAACAAGCCGAGGATATATTTGGTTGGAGTGCCGCCGAAGTTTTGGGTAAAACTATGCAGGATTGGCAATTCATTCATGAAGATGATTTAGAGAGCGTCATGCTGAAAGCCGCGAAACTAGTGAGTGGAATCAGCGTCACCTGTCAGAATCGCAACTATCACAAAGATGGCTCTATCATCTATTGTGAATGGTATAACACGGCACTAGCTGATGAGTCTGGGAATTTGATATCGATTCTGTCCCTTGCCCATAACATTAGCGATCGCCAGCACCTTGAAAAAGAACTAATTCATAGCCGAAATCTGCGAGAAGCAATCTTTAATGAATCTAGTGATGCACTATTTTTAGTTGATAGTGAGACTCGGCTTACCATCGATTGCAATCAGCAAGCAGTGAAACTATTTGAAGTAGATTGCAAAGACGATCTGATTAATATTGAAGGTCATATTCTCCAAAAACGGCTATTTACTCCACAAGAAAGTGCCCAAATTATCCAAGAAGTAAATCAAAAAGGATTCTGGAGCTTAGAAGTTGAATATATCACTCGTAAGGGACGCGAATTTTGGGGAGATCTTTCTGCCAAACAAATTACCTTTGAAGATCAGCGTTTTCACCTAGTGCGCGTAGTGGATATCACCAACCGCAAACACACCGAAATCGCCTTAGCTGAAGCAAAAACTGCCGCAGAGGAAGCTACTAGAGCAAAGAGTTCATTTTTGGCAAGCATGAGTCATGAAATTCGCACACCGATGAATGGGGTGATTGGCATGACGCAACTTCTGGAAATGACCGAGATGACAACCGAGCAAGAGGAATTTGTCAAAATAATCAAAGATAGTGGTGAAGCTCTCCTGACAATTATCAATGACATTCTCGATTTCTCAAAGATCGAATCAGGAATGTTGGAAATAGAAGCTAAAGATTTTGTCCTAGAAGAAGTGATCAAAGGCGTTTGCAATTTATTGAAAAATCAAGCGATCGCCAGACAAGTCGATCTCCAATATGCGATCGCCACTGATATCCCTCAGCGTCTAATCGGCGATCATGCCCGTTTACGTCAAATCCTTCTCAATCTAGTCGGAAATGCCGTTAAATTCACTCAAAATGGTCAGGTTATGATCTCAGTTAGTGGGAAAGTTCGCCCCCCCAGCCCCTCTTCCAGAGAGCCAGCGCAACAAGAGATGGGAAGAGATAGGGAAGACTATGAGCTAAGTTTTGCGATCGCTGATACAGGTATTGGCATTCAAAGCGATCGCCTTGATCGCTTATTTCAACCCTTCACCCAAGCCGATCCTTCGATTAGTCGCAACTATGGAGGTACTGGATTAGGCTTAGCCATCAGTAAACGTCTCGCCGAACTAATGGGTGGCACAATTTGGGTAGAGAGCCTTGGTCAAATTGGGGGCAGTCCACCTCTCGTTTGGAAGTCACAGCCGCGCTCACCTCAAGGGGCAACTTTCTACTTTAATGTCACTTTATCAATTTACAAAACAGTCAACAACACCCAAGCAGTTTCGGCGCAACTGTTTGAGATTGACAACAAAATGGCAGAAAGACATCCCTTACGAATTCTGGTAGTAGATGACAATCTCGTTAACCAAAAGATTGCAAAATTAATGTTTGCCAGACTGGGCTATCACTCAATGGAGATCGCTAACAATGGATTAGAAGCAGTGCAAGCAGTGAAAAATCATGACTATGATTTAGTCTTGATGGATGTTCAAATGCCTATTATGGATGGATTAACAGCTACAAAGGCGATTCGCACAGAGCTAAGAAGTAATGTGCGGATTATCGCGATGACGGCTGATGCTATGCCCGAAGATCGCCAAGCTTGTTTTGATGCAGGTATGGATGATTACATCAGTAAACCCGTTAATATCCAAGCAATTATGAATCTAGTTTCCTCTATATGCTAA
- a CDS encoding PAS domain-containing protein, which yields MKSSHQKTAETLHKAVLRYNNDFKTVLMSISPKRSLFSKVPLSLVLIVPFVTLVVGTVTLVSYLSYQSGQQAIANLANQLLRQTSERVSDRLDTYLQRSQQIVAANQLAVKQGTLNLDDKEQLRQQLWQQILLNPSLPASSFWSEEGTVVGYLRVDSQEVQQLAEKATGKPIPRGSIFFNEVTPNQRRYYTVDPQGKPFQLFLQSNDDFRNITWYKQARAIGKQAWTPISLARVIPTLQTVAVAPVIDTTGKFYGFFTANYLLSDISLFLSQLKFTPTGQIFIIERSGELVATSVAEEASGLKKIDGQVMRLTAIGSQDKLTREVSKQLLQQLDSFDQLKESRQFDLNIEGYRQFVQITPYRDKYGLNWQLVTVIPESDFITEIQENAYRTGLLCISALIVSVGIGIWTSRRIGRSLSYLTKATKSFSEHRLEQPIPNTTITEVQALKEALHQMMVDLRDADQMRLNYQQDLERQVAEKTDALIEAQRIARVGSWELDVKTGLITWSAEIYRILGVDPTADSPRYPNVIDRIIPEDRFRLCTAIDDAITNGTPYSIEYGNFLPDRSICYLLSRGEPVFDEQGKVIKLRGTAQDISDRKQAEIALKQTLKELNYHIENSPLATIRWNHEFRVEYWSSQAELIFGWKSAEVLGKKITDWKFIHEDDQEIVNQDILILMSGIGVTCANRNYHKDGTILYCEWHNSALSDDSGNLISMLSLAQDVTDRKQAEFALAEAKEIAETATKAKSAFLANMSHEIRTPMNGVIGMTQLLETTDLTEEQADFVKTIKDSGETLLTVINDILDFSKIESGRLEIEEWEFVLEDVVSGVCKLLETQAKNKNIRLQYAIAPVVPDIVISDYSRLRQILLNLVGNAVKFTHQGQVSILVSGTPLGFQTSFPEAKKDKSLDSPESKELGLKDRYQLKFTIADTGIGIKGDRLNHLFQPFTQADASVSRKFGGTGLGLAISKRLVDLMHGTIWVESCGQVGGYPPAGWQPLLEPQGSTFHFEIVVSTSEKIKQPLDSSIKKVAIDKQIAEKLPLKILLVEDNQVNQMVVCSLLKKLGYEVADIANNGLEAVQAVKDHNYDLVLMDLQMPEMDGLTATKIIRTELMSQVRIVAMTADVLPDDRQACVDVGMNDYVSKPINIEEIMRVISSQKNYLPTNHPNSQKYDDTFTNWDK from the coding sequence GTGAAATCGTCCCACCAAAAAACGGCGGAAACTTTACACAAGGCTGTTTTGCGATACAATAATGATTTTAAAACTGTCTTAATGAGCATCTCCCCCAAGCGATCGCTATTCTCCAAAGTTCCACTTAGCTTGGTGCTAATTGTTCCATTTGTAACATTAGTTGTGGGGACTGTTACATTAGTTAGCTATTTGTCTTATCAGAGTGGACAGCAAGCGATCGCAAATTTAGCTAATCAGCTACTGCGCCAAACCTCAGAACGGGTAAGCGATCGCCTCGATACCTATTTACAGCGATCGCAGCAGATTGTCGCAGCTAATCAATTAGCAGTGAAACAAGGAACCCTAAATCTTGATGACAAAGAACAACTACGACAACAACTTTGGCAACAAATTCTTTTAAATCCATCACTGCCAGCAAGTAGTTTTTGGAGCGAAGAAGGTACAGTGGTTGGCTATTTGCGAGTTGATTCCCAAGAGGTACAACAACTTGCTGAAAAAGCCACAGGTAAACCTATTCCTCGTGGCTCCATTTTCTTTAACGAAGTCACCCCTAATCAGCGACGATATTATACTGTTGACCCGCAAGGTAAGCCATTTCAACTATTTTTACAATCTAACGATGACTTTCGCAATATTACTTGGTACAAGCAAGCAAGAGCGATCGGGAAACAAGCATGGACACCCATATCTTTAGCAAGAGTTATCCCCACCCTGCAAACAGTTGCGGTTGCTCCAGTCATTGATACCACTGGCAAATTTTATGGTTTTTTTACTGCTAACTATCTCTTGTCAGATATCAGCCTATTTCTCTCTCAGTTAAAATTTACACCCACTGGACAAATATTTATCATCGAGAGATCGGGCGAGCTTGTGGCAACATCTGTAGCTGAGGAAGCTTCGGGATTAAAAAAGATTGATGGACAGGTTATGCGACTCACGGCGATCGGCAGTCAAGATAAATTGACAAGGGAAGTTTCTAAACAACTACTTCAGCAACTTGATAGTTTCGATCAACTCAAGGAATCCAGACAGTTTGATCTAAATATTGAAGGATATCGTCAATTTGTGCAGATTACTCCTTATCGGGACAAATATGGATTGAACTGGCAGTTAGTGACCGTGATTCCAGAATCTGACTTCATCACCGAAATTCAGGAAAATGCTTATCGTACAGGACTTTTATGCATTTCTGCTCTAATAGTTTCTGTGGGAATAGGGATTTGGACATCTCGACGTATTGGGCGATCGCTGTCTTATCTTACTAAAGCCACCAAATCTTTTTCTGAACATCGTCTTGAGCAACCAATCCCCAATACAACTATTACTGAAGTGCAAGCTTTAAAAGAAGCTTTACATCAAATGATGGTTGATCTCCGAGATGCCGATCAAATGCGCTTGAATTATCAGCAAGATTTGGAGCGACAGGTTGCAGAAAAAACAGATGCTCTGATTGAAGCCCAACGCATCGCCCGCGTGGGGAGTTGGGAGTTGGATGTCAAGACTGGGCTAATCACTTGGTCGGCTGAAATATACCGTATTCTTGGAGTTGATCCCACAGCAGACTCACCTAGATATCCAAATGTTATTGACCGTATTATTCCAGAAGACCGATTTAGACTTTGTACAGCCATAGATGATGCAATCACCAACGGCACGCCCTACAGTATTGAATATGGCAACTTTCTCCCCGATCGCTCCATCTGTTATCTTCTTAGCCGTGGAGAGCCAGTATTTGATGAACAGGGAAAAGTAATTAAACTCCGTGGTACGGCTCAAGATATTAGCGATCGCAAACAAGCCGAAATTGCCCTAAAACAAACACTAAAAGAACTAAATTATCATATTGAAAACTCTCCTTTGGCAACTATTCGATGGAATCACGAATTTCGGGTGGAATATTGGTCAAGTCAAGCAGAATTAATATTTGGGTGGAAATCGGCAGAAGTTCTGGGCAAAAAAATTACTGATTGGAAATTTATCCATGAAGATGATCAAGAAATAGTTAATCAAGATATCCTCATATTGATGAGCGGGATAGGTGTTACCTGTGCAAATCGCAATTATCACAAAGATGGCACAATTCTTTACTGCGAATGGCACAATTCGGCGCTATCTGATGATTCAGGAAATTTGATATCAATGTTGTCGCTAGCTCAAGATGTAACCGATCGCAAACAAGCAGAATTTGCTTTAGCCGAAGCTAAGGAGATCGCAGAAACAGCAACTAAAGCTAAAAGTGCATTTTTAGCAAATATGAGTCATGAAATCCGTACACCTATGAATGGTGTGATCGGTATGACGCAGCTTCTAGAGACTACTGACCTTACAGAAGAACAAGCAGATTTTGTGAAAACCATTAAAGACAGTGGTGAAACTCTGTTAACCGTGATCAACGACATTCTAGACTTCTCTAAAATCGAATCAGGAAGATTAGAAATCGAAGAATGGGAATTTGTATTAGAAGATGTGGTGAGTGGAGTTTGTAAGTTACTAGAAACCCAAGCGAAGAATAAAAATATTAGGCTCCAATATGCGATCGCCCCTGTAGTTCCAGACATTGTGATCAGCGATTATTCTCGTTTGCGTCAAATCTTGCTAAACCTTGTTGGCAATGCGGTGAAATTTACCCATCAGGGGCAGGTCTCAATTTTAGTCAGTGGTACCCCCCTAGGTTTCCAGACCTCGTTCCCAGAAGCAAAGAAGGACAAATCTCTTGATTCCCCAGAGTCAAAGGAATTAGGTTTGAAGGATCGGTATCAGCTAAAGTTTACGATCGCAGATACAGGTATTGGCATCAAAGGCGATCGCCTTAATCACCTATTTCAACCCTTCACTCAAGCTGATGCTTCCGTTAGTCGGAAATTTGGTGGAACTGGCTTAGGACTGGCGATCAGCAAACGCCTCGTCGATTTGATGCATGGCACTATTTGGGTGGAAAGCTGTGGTCAAGTTGGTGGTTATCCTCCCGCAGGCTGGCAACCTTTACTAGAGCCTCAAGGATCAACATTTCACTTTGAGATCGTAGTCTCAACTAGTGAAAAAATTAAACAACCCCTAGATTCTTCTATCAAGAAAGTAGCGATCGATAAACAGATTGCCGAGAAATTACCGTTAAAAATTCTTTTAGTAGAAGACAATCAAGTTAATCAAATGGTTGTTTGTTCACTGCTCAAAAAACTTGGTTATGAAGTCGCTGATATTGCTAATAATGGATTAGAAGCAGTCCAAGCTGTTAAAGATCATAACTATGATTTGGTATTAATGGATTTGCAAATGCCAGAAATGGATGGATTAACAGCCACAAAGATTATTCGTACTGAATTAATGAGTCAAGTCAGGATTGTCGCTATGACTGCTGATGTGCTACCTGATGATCGTCAAGCCTGTGTTGATGTAGGCATGAATGATTACGTCAGCAAACCGATTAACATCGAAGAAATTATGCGTGTAATTTCGAGCCAAAAAAACTATCTCCCTACGAATCATCCTAATTCACAAAAGTATGACGATACTTTTACCAATTGGGATAAGTGA
- a CDS encoding phycobilisome rod-core linker polypeptide produces the protein MSVTASSGAVNARPRLYQTAITSTISQIEQQDRFATRSELDDLSTYFQSGLKRIEIAAILTKNSDNIVSKAASRIFTGGSAMAFLEKPKGSEVLEVDRAGRVVDVKVGMELGTTTYTEASEGGFLGTIKNFFSNTGLIGVVDTPPPNFRPINISRYGADRMKKSLRDLSWFLRYATYAIVAGDPNILAQNVRGLREIIEAACSTDATIVALQTMKQAAASYFVNDPTAIEIIKQYMDVAIAEFKAATPSPKVRQRNSPDLQGLSLPQIYFNTAERRQKFVMKAAMTGAEKNAVVKAAYRQVFERDIARAYSQGISDLDSKVKNGEISVREFVRRLGLSPLYRDQFFLPFINSRAVELAFKHFLGRSPESREEVAAYFAIVSKGGLPALVNALVNSREYSDYFGEETVPYQRGYGQEAQTARNWGAQFDLFNYSAPFRKVPQFITLFAAYQNPLPDQHVYGAGNDPLEITFGAIFPKETRNPSASPAPFGKDTRRILIRNGAGITNQLGNPSATGSIDPMSPKVFKLDQTLRDNVKIGKGARKSSVKGLSITNSESSTQAVIRALYLQIIGFIPYSGQRLTLAEIKLENGDISVREFVRMLAKSPIFRDRYWTKLYVCKAIEFTHRRLLGRPTYGRPEMNAYFDLASKKGFYAVVDAILDTKEYEQAFGEDTVPYERYLTPAGVSLRNNRNSTLGEEKGTKVVVEPTAKFIELGQVTEERSSVSIRDRINQGVDKKREQRKIFKLTTTDPVETGALVRAAYRQVFERDMDAYVADAQFSQFTSKLLNKETTVKEFILAIGTSELYIKEFYAPFPNTKVIELGTKHFLGRAPLDQAEIRKYNVILATSGIKAMVTEMVNSREFLDAFGEDVVPYNRFETFPAANYPNTKELYDRLTKQDKSIVVPSFAPVKSKIPTTV, from the coding sequence ATGAGCGTAACAGCGTCAAGTGGTGCAGTAAATGCCCGCCCTCGTCTATATCAGACCGCTATAACTTCCACAATTTCCCAGATAGAGCAACAAGATCGCTTCGCGACTCGTAGCGAACTAGATGATCTGTCCACATACTTTCAATCTGGACTAAAGCGCATCGAAATTGCTGCGATTTTGACCAAAAACTCAGACAATATCGTTTCCAAGGCGGCTAGCCGTATTTTTACGGGTGGATCAGCCATGGCATTTTTGGAAAAGCCCAAAGGCTCAGAAGTGCTTGAAGTTGATCGCGCTGGTCGCGTGGTTGATGTCAAGGTCGGCATGGAACTTGGGACAACCACTTATACTGAAGCAAGCGAAGGTGGCTTTTTAGGAACCATCAAAAATTTCTTCAGTAATACAGGGCTTATTGGAGTTGTAGATACGCCTCCACCTAATTTCCGCCCAATTAATATTTCCCGATATGGCGCAGACCGCATGAAGAAGTCCCTGCGTGACTTGTCATGGTTCTTGCGTTATGCCACCTATGCGATCGTTGCTGGTGACCCCAATATCCTTGCTCAAAACGTGCGTGGCTTGCGTGAAATCATCGAAGCAGCTTGCTCGACCGATGCCACGATCGTTGCTTTACAAACTATGAAGCAAGCAGCAGCAAGTTATTTCGTTAACGATCCTACTGCGATTGAAATTATTAAGCAGTATATGGATGTGGCGATCGCTGAATTCAAAGCCGCGACCCCATCACCTAAAGTCCGTCAGCGCAACTCTCCTGACCTACAAGGTCTCTCTCTACCTCAGATCTACTTCAACACCGCAGAGCGTCGTCAGAAGTTTGTGATGAAGGCAGCGATGACTGGCGCTGAAAAGAATGCAGTTGTCAAAGCTGCCTATCGTCAAGTTTTCGAGCGTGATATTGCTCGTGCTTATAGCCAAGGTATTTCGGATCTTGATTCTAAGGTAAAGAATGGCGAAATCTCGGTACGTGAATTTGTGCGTCGCTTAGGTTTATCGCCGCTATACCGCGATCAGTTTTTCCTACCTTTCATCAACTCCCGCGCTGTAGAACTAGCATTCAAGCATTTCCTTGGACGCTCACCTGAAAGTCGTGAAGAAGTTGCTGCTTACTTTGCGATCGTTTCCAAAGGTGGTCTACCCGCCCTAGTCAATGCGCTAGTTAACTCCAGAGAGTACAGCGACTACTTCGGCGAAGAAACCGTACCTTATCAACGTGGATACGGACAAGAAGCTCAAACAGCCCGTAACTGGGGCGCACAGTTTGACCTGTTCAACTACTCTGCACCTTTCCGCAAGGTTCCTCAGTTCATCACCTTGTTTGCGGCTTATCAGAATCCATTGCCTGATCAGCATGTTTACGGTGCTGGTAACGATCCTCTGGAAATTACGTTTGGCGCGATTTTCCCCAAAGAAACCCGCAACCCCAGCGCCTCCCCTGCTCCTTTTGGCAAAGATACCCGTCGCATCTTGATCCGCAATGGTGCTGGTATCACCAACCAACTTGGCAACCCATCGGCAACTGGCTCAATCGATCCGATGAGTCCCAAGGTATTCAAGCTCGATCAAACTCTCCGCGATAACGTCAAGATCGGTAAAGGTGCTAGAAAATCGTCGGTAAAGGGCTTGAGCATCACCAACTCGGAAAGCTCTACCCAAGCAGTGATTCGTGCTCTTTATCTACAAATCATTGGCTTTATTCCTTACTCTGGTCAGCGCCTCACCCTCGCAGAAATCAAGCTAGAAAATGGTGACATTTCCGTGCGTGAGTTTGTCAGAATGTTGGCGAAGTCACCGATCTTCCGCGATCGCTACTGGACTAAGCTTTATGTCTGTAAGGCGATCGAATTTACCCATCGCCGCCTCTTGGGTCGTCCTACCTACGGTCGTCCTGAGATGAATGCTTACTTTGATCTCGCATCAAAGAAAGGTTTCTACGCTGTTGTAGATGCAATCCTTGATACCAAGGAATATGAGCAAGCCTTCGGTGAAGATACGGTTCCTTACGAGCGCTATCTGACCCCCGCAGGTGTATCACTTCGCAACAATCGTAACAGCACCTTGGGTGAAGAGAAAGGCACTAAGGTCGTGGTTGAGCCAACAGCTAAGTTCATCGAACTTGGTCAAGTCACCGAAGAGCGTTCTTCTGTATCGATTCGCGATCGCATCAACCAAGGTGTTGACAAGAAACGCGAACAACGCAAGATCTTCAAGCTCACCACCACCGATCCTGTAGAAACAGGCGCTTTGGTTCGTGCTGCTTACCGTCAAGTGTTCGAGCGTGACATGGATGCCTATGTTGCTGACGCACAGTTCAGCCAATTTACTTCCAAGTTGCTCAACAAAGAAACCACGGTCAAGGAATTCATCTTGGCGATCGGTACATCCGAACTCTATATCAAGGAATTCTACGCACCATTCCCCAACACCAAGGTGATCGAGTTGGGTACAAAGCACTTCTTAGGACGTGCGCCCCTCGATCAAGCTGAAATCCGCAAATATAATGTAATTTTGGCAACTAGTGGCATCAAGGCAATGGTTACGGAAATGGTTAACAGCCGTGAATTCCTCGATGCATTTGGCGAAGATGTTGTACCTTATAACCGCTTCGAGACATTCCCTGCGGCTAACTACCCTAATACTAAGGAACTATACGATCGCCTCACCAAGCAGGATAAATCGATTGTTGTGCCTAGCTTTGCACCAGTAAAATCGAAAATCCCAACCACAGTTTAG